One window from the genome of Sebastes umbrosus isolate fSebUmb1 chromosome 12, fSebUmb1.pri, whole genome shotgun sequence encodes:
- the crsp7 gene encoding mediator of RNA polymerase II transcription subunit 26 isoform X2 encodes MTTTVSASPQQMRDRLLQAVDSNSNICNMVAVLEVITCLEKYPITKEALEDTRLGKLINDVRKKTKNEDLAKRAKKLLRTWQKLIEPGPAVAASAPGSTNGSSHPCRTDASPPDMSVSGKGVPEVKIRNDVHNTYSPKAEKSGSRKRRAELRDSGVHLPEKISKMSSFDNSVSPPPTNGIAGSPDALPDQQVVPSPDRSRIEHLDNDKINRIPVNAVKPRPSSPGVAKPPSTSSMIKVAVMQQQTRLDEGGGGGYYQAKSPRGLTTSPRSMKQDTVTKRSSAYAPKATPIPSPSSRDSPLSLSQPVSNPAQTSYADKLPHSSQRSSMHWASSSEVPSHCPPQDISSTLESPSVSPSPSHPKHNSKQHRPTSEVATSVSDDTDGTKVPRKYRPRDYSVNLDGQKIEDTTKPVRLKERRLTFDPVTGQIKPLVHKEPSQTEEAPTPDPAESRQRTESTVQQPAVPALTPVPAPIPALAPAPAPVPGPSPNPFHQTNWKELSRNEIIQSYLNLQSNVLTSSGVQAPSAHFFMSQYLKREEQEIKDSRKIHVLQTDSSVGDLPGLSREVTDGDLDRVHTQHWPGVNGCYDTKGTWYDWTECISLDPHGDESKLNILPYVCLD; translated from the exons ATATGCAATATGGTGGCTGTATTGGAGGTAATTACCTGTCTTGAAAAGTATCCTATCACCAAAGAAGCACTTGAG GATACTCGACTAGGAAAATTGATCAATGATGTAAGGAAGAAGACCAAGAATGAAGACCTTGCGAAGCGTGCTAAGAAACTCTTAAGGACCTGGCAAAAGCTGATTGAGCCTGGGCCGGCTGTGGCTGCCAGCGCCCCTGGGTCCACCAATGGCAGTTCTCATCCCTGCAGAACAGATGCCTCTCCTCCTGACATGTCTGTGTCAGGGAAGGGTGTCCCTGAAGTCAAAATCAGAAACGATGTTCACAACACATACTCGCCAAAAGCTGAGAAATCCGGCAGCCGCAAACGGCGAGCAGAGCTCAGAGACAGTGGAGTGCACTTACCAGAAAAAATCTCCAAGATGTCTTCGTTTGATAACTCTGTTTCCCCACCACCCACCAATGGGATTGCAGGCAGTCCTGATGCCCTGCCTGACCAGCAAGTCGTCCCGTCTCCTGACCGATCTCGGATAGAGCACCTTGATAATGATAAAATCAACAGAATTCCGGTTAATGCCGTCAAGCCTCGCCCCAGCTCCCCTGGAGTGGCCAAACCACCTAGCACTTCCTCTATGATCAAGGTTGCTGTGATGCAGCAACAGACCAGATtggatgaaggaggaggaggggggtacTATCAAGCCAAAAGTCCCCGTGGCCTCACCACCAGTCCAAGGAGCATGAAGCAAGACACAGTGACCAAGCGCTCTTCAGCATATGCACCGAAAGCAACACCTATCCCAAGCCCTTCCTCTAGAGATTCCCCGTTGTCTTTGTCCCAGCCTGTATCCAATCCAGCCCAAACATCTTACGCTGACAAGCTGCCACATTCTTCTCAAAGGTCTTCAATGCACTGGGCCAGTTCGTCAGAAGTCCCCTCTCATTGCCCACCACAAGACATATCTTCAACACTGGAATCCCCATCAGTCTCCCCTTCACCCTCTCACCCCAAACACAACTCAAAACAACACAGACCGACATCTGAGGTAGCCACGTCTGTGTCTGATGACACTGACGGGACAAAGGTTCCCAGGAAGTACAGGCCAAGAGACTACTCTGTCAACCTAGATGGCCAGAAAATAGAGGACACGACTAAACCTGTACGATTAAAAGAACGCAGATTAACATTTGACCCTGTCACTGGTCAGATCAAACCTCTGGTACATAAAGAACCTTCTCAAACAGAGGAAGCCCCCACTCCTGACCCCGCTGAGTCTAGGCAGAGAACTGAAAGCACTGTACAACAGCCTGCTGTCCCAGCCCTAACCCCAGTTCCAGCCCCAATCCCAGCCCTGGCCCCAGCCCCAGCCCCAGTCCCAGGTCCCAGCCCTAACCCTTTCCACCAAACAAACTGGAAGGAGCTGTCCAGAAATGAAATCATCCAGTCCTACTTGAACCTTCAGAGTAATGTGCTCACCTCCTCTGGGGTCCAGGCCCCTAGTGCACACTTTTTCATGTCTCAGTATCTGAAAAGGGAAGAACAGGAGATCAAGGACTCGCGGAAGATACATGTTCTGCAGACGGACAGCTCAGTAGGGGATTTACCGGGCTTGAGCCGGGAGGTGACAGACGGGGACCTGGACAGGGTACACACACAGCATTGGCCGGGGGTGAACGGTTGTTATGACACCAAGGGCACCTGGTATGATTGGACAGAGTGCATATCATTGGACCCTCATGGGGATGAAAGCAAATTGAACATCCTGCCATATGTTTGCCTAGACTGA
- the crsp7 gene encoding mediator of RNA polymerase II transcription subunit 26 isoform X1 gives MVAVLEVITCLEKYPITKEALEDTRLGKLINDVRKKTKNEDLAKRAKKLLRTWQKLIEPGPAVAASAPGSTNGSSHPCRTDASPPDMSVSGKGVPEVKIRNDVHNTYSPKAEKSGSRKRRAELRDSGVHLPEKISKMSSFDNSVSPPPTNGIAGSPDALPDQQVVPSPDRSRIEHLDNDKINRIPVNAVKPRPSSPGVAKPPSTSSMIKVAVMQQQTRLDEGGGGGYYQAKSPRGLTTSPRSMKQDTVTKRSSAYAPKATPIPSPSSRDSPLSLSQPVSNPAQTSYADKLPHSSQRSSMHWASSSEVPSHCPPQDISSTLESPSVSPSPSHPKHNSKQHRPTSEVATSVSDDTDGTKVPRKYRPRDYSVNLDGQKIEDTTKPVRLKERRLTFDPVTGQIKPLVHKEPSQTEEAPTPDPAESRQRTESTVQQPAVPALTPVPAPIPALAPAPAPVPGPSPNPFHQTNWKELSRNEIIQSYLNLQSNVLTSSGVQAPSAHFFMSQYLKREEQEIKDSRKIHVLQTDSSVGDLPGLSREVTDGDLDRVHTQHWPGVNGCYDTKGTWYDWTECISLDPHGDESKLNILPYVCLD, from the exons ATGGTGGCTGTATTGGAGGTAATTACCTGTCTTGAAAAGTATCCTATCACCAAAGAAGCACTTGAG GATACTCGACTAGGAAAATTGATCAATGATGTAAGGAAGAAGACCAAGAATGAAGACCTTGCGAAGCGTGCTAAGAAACTCTTAAGGACCTGGCAAAAGCTGATTGAGCCTGGGCCGGCTGTGGCTGCCAGCGCCCCTGGGTCCACCAATGGCAGTTCTCATCCCTGCAGAACAGATGCCTCTCCTCCTGACATGTCTGTGTCAGGGAAGGGTGTCCCTGAAGTCAAAATCAGAAACGATGTTCACAACACATACTCGCCAAAAGCTGAGAAATCCGGCAGCCGCAAACGGCGAGCAGAGCTCAGAGACAGTGGAGTGCACTTACCAGAAAAAATCTCCAAGATGTCTTCGTTTGATAACTCTGTTTCCCCACCACCCACCAATGGGATTGCAGGCAGTCCTGATGCCCTGCCTGACCAGCAAGTCGTCCCGTCTCCTGACCGATCTCGGATAGAGCACCTTGATAATGATAAAATCAACAGAATTCCGGTTAATGCCGTCAAGCCTCGCCCCAGCTCCCCTGGAGTGGCCAAACCACCTAGCACTTCCTCTATGATCAAGGTTGCTGTGATGCAGCAACAGACCAGATtggatgaaggaggaggaggggggtacTATCAAGCCAAAAGTCCCCGTGGCCTCACCACCAGTCCAAGGAGCATGAAGCAAGACACAGTGACCAAGCGCTCTTCAGCATATGCACCGAAAGCAACACCTATCCCAAGCCCTTCCTCTAGAGATTCCCCGTTGTCTTTGTCCCAGCCTGTATCCAATCCAGCCCAAACATCTTACGCTGACAAGCTGCCACATTCTTCTCAAAGGTCTTCAATGCACTGGGCCAGTTCGTCAGAAGTCCCCTCTCATTGCCCACCACAAGACATATCTTCAACACTGGAATCCCCATCAGTCTCCCCTTCACCCTCTCACCCCAAACACAACTCAAAACAACACAGACCGACATCTGAGGTAGCCACGTCTGTGTCTGATGACACTGACGGGACAAAGGTTCCCAGGAAGTACAGGCCAAGAGACTACTCTGTCAACCTAGATGGCCAGAAAATAGAGGACACGACTAAACCTGTACGATTAAAAGAACGCAGATTAACATTTGACCCTGTCACTGGTCAGATCAAACCTCTGGTACATAAAGAACCTTCTCAAACAGAGGAAGCCCCCACTCCTGACCCCGCTGAGTCTAGGCAGAGAACTGAAAGCACTGTACAACAGCCTGCTGTCCCAGCCCTAACCCCAGTTCCAGCCCCAATCCCAGCCCTGGCCCCAGCCCCAGCCCCAGTCCCAGGTCCCAGCCCTAACCCTTTCCACCAAACAAACTGGAAGGAGCTGTCCAGAAATGAAATCATCCAGTCCTACTTGAACCTTCAGAGTAATGTGCTCACCTCCTCTGGGGTCCAGGCCCCTAGTGCACACTTTTTCATGTCTCAGTATCTGAAAAGGGAAGAACAGGAGATCAAGGACTCGCGGAAGATACATGTTCTGCAGACGGACAGCTCAGTAGGGGATTTACCGGGCTTGAGCCGGGAGGTGACAGACGGGGACCTGGACAGGGTACACACACAGCATTGGCCGGGGGTGAACGGTTGTTATGACACCAAGGGCACCTGGTATGATTGGACAGAGTGCATATCATTGGACCCTCATGGGGATGAAAGCAAATTGAACATCCTGCCATATGTTTGCCTAGACTGA